ACTCAGCTGCGAccaccacaaaaaaaaaaaaaaaaaaaaaaaaaaaaaaccctttttatTTCACACTGAAAAGTATATTGCAAAGACAGACTACAAACATAGTAAGCAAGTCTTGATGTTTCATCTCTACTGATCTGTATCTCCACAAGGTATAAAGAGAACAGAACAGTTTAGAGAGATATTTGTTGTAAGTTCATTAGCATTCAAAACTAAACATTGTCTGAAAGACTAATTTAGGTTTGCCAAGATGAACTATACACGCATTCAATCTGTAAACTGATGTAAGAGCActctcttttaatttcaatcttCAACTACTATATGGGATTAAAGAAACCTGAATGGCATAACTTATCAGGACTCAAAATCAGGCATTGCAAAGATGGGACTTTGAAACGTTATAAAATGCATTAATGTTTCATCTCTACTGATCTGCATCTCCACAAGGTAAAAGGAGCACAGAACAGTTTCGAGAGACATTTGTTGTAAGTCCATTAGCATTCAAAACTAAACATTGTCTGAAAGACTAATTTAGGTTTGCCAAGATGGACTATACACTTgataaatttaacaaataagCAAAGCTAATGTTTAATCTCTACTGATCTGAAACTCCACTATACATACAAAGCTCAGAACAGTTAAGAGTGACATTTGTTATGAGTCCATTAGCATTCAAAACTAAACATTGCTAAAAGGCTGATTTAGCTTTGCCAAGATGGACTCTATCATAGCTTATCTTATTTAAGTCCAAAAGTCATGTTTCTCGCATTTCTTAAGCTATCATGAGcatattaataaaatgaacaTAATATCAAGGATGGTTAGCCAGAATGCAAATCTACGCATGATATAAACATAGATAATGTTTCATAACTAAAGCAAACAACTTCTTGAAAGCGACTTTGCCAAGATGAACCTCCTAGATATCAATGTCATTGTCTGTCAAGAATTCTTTGACTGGGTTTTTAATTTACAgcgaaaaacaaaacatttaaagCATCATATGCTTACCCCCATAGTCTTTATACTCAGGGTCGACATAAGAATCAGGAAGAACAAAGAGAACACCAGGCAAGCCTGTTCGCAAAgatacaaacaaaaatcattaGATACAAGCTTCACAATTTCAATATGATAAGTACAAATACCACATATATAACAAAAGTGCGAGAAAGGAAACGGCGGCCTGTATGTTAGGGcacatgaagaagaaatttaaAGATCATAACACATACCCTCAAGCTTATTGGAGGTCTCTTCATCAATCTCACATCCAAATCCAAAATACCTCTCACAGGAAACATTATAGATCTTCTTCTTCGCTTCCTCTTCACTGTTCAAATCACAAAACACAGCCGAAATCAGCGAAAACACGCAAccaaattaagaagaaaaatacattataTCCTTCCAAATACCTGCCAAGAACTTTAGCGAGGGTCTGAACGTAGCAGTCAATCATCTGTTGCTTAGAGGCACCCTCACCACCAGGCTTGTCCATCACGATGAGCCAATGCTCATAGTCACAGCCAGGGAAAAGTGGCGCCATCTCAGTGGGTGGACGATCACTGAAGTTGGAGTTTGAGTTAAGAGGCGCGTAACCGGAGTTACCAGACCGATTAACACGGCAACGAATCGAGGTAAGCCAGGGGGCGCACGGTGTAGATCGAACGGCATGGGAAAGCAGAGGAAGAGATCGACGAGCGAGAGTGAGAGATGGAGGAGAAGGAGGACGTGTAAGAGATTTGGAGGCGGAAAAGAGGCGTTTATGAGCCAGAGGGAGGCGGGCAGAggaggcggaggcggaggcggAAGCCATAACACGAAGAAGGGATAACGCCATAGAAGGCGACCGTGAAAGGGTTTACAGCGATGGAGAAATGCAAGAAGGAGGATTCGAGGGTTTTAATAGCAGAAGGCAATGTTGTAAGGTCATTGCTTAATGGGCCTGCTCTCTTGTTTCCTTAAGGCCCATTAATGGCCGGATTTAGACGCTGGTATAGGCCCATAACACGAAAAAGTAGGCCTTCTTCACAAAAAATGGGCCAAGCTTTTGCTTCTTCAAAGCCCAATAGCCTCCAGTactagataaaaataaaataatctatGCGGTGAGCGTGGATCGAACACGcgaccttcagatcttcagtctgacgctctcccaactgagctatccccgcGTTGTTGTTAGGTTGGCCAAACTTTTTATCTCAAGTTATAATATCACAATTGCAATAATCATCTCAAGTTTAttgttatatataaaaaagctAATCTAAAACTAGTTTATTGTTATATGCACatatatttatcttaattatttagtttcataattgtttgttaatatttatttccttaattattttaaattatttattcttcaacGAACAATCTTTATGCCTCGAACCACTTCAATTCAGCCTAAATAATGTATCAACCTGATCAAACTTAACTCATGAACACCTCTACCGATGATCTATAATATCAAATACCAACTAAATACATGTTCATGATTATGGTCCGATGAATTTTTACCATCAATTTTAACCCAATGATCTTCTCGTTCAACTAACTTAGTCCTAGGATTATAACACTCTTTGGAATTGGTCAtaactcaaccaaaaaaacGTTAATCCATGAACCTACctcgatttttaaaaaatttaactcaacTCAAATCGAAAAATAATCCAACCGAACTCAACTTTTATGAATTGggttaaatatctcaaactcTTCCGTCTCTAATAATATcagtttatttgtttgttttaaaattaatttttaaagaaaaaataattttttttgggtaaacAAAACACCAAATTAGACAAAGAGGTTTatttttgacaattttttaaaagtttaaatttcatttttacttaaaaaaatctattttcacctttaatattttaataattatttttttaatcagttttataatgattattatagaaatatcaactaaattaaataataataataataataataattcatcaaTGTTTCCAAAGTAAACACtcaacatgaaaataaaaaatatataattataataaaaattaatcaaagtACAATAATTACCCATATTTTCCCCTTCAAAGCTACCtcgaaaatatattttattttatttttaattttgaaaattattataaataacaCCCAACTTGGAGcctttttttcctccttttatCATGGTCTTGCTTCCAGCTGACTTATAAGTCAACTCTCAGCTACAAAAcgaccaaaacaaaaaacaaaaaatggatGCTTTTTCTCATAAAAGTAAACTCTGTGTATGACTTTTGCTTTAATTTAggcttcaaaatttaaaataaataaataaataaattaaaaaaaaaaaaattgagttattgATCacttaatcattaaaaaaaattatttttattttttaaatttaataataagagtttcttttaaaaaaatttaagctattttttaaaaaatttaaatataatattcaaataaatataaaaatattttagtttttaattttttaatttaataaaaaaatattgagaattaTAAAGTGAGTGCCTATAATTTTGAGTGTTTGGAAGGTGACAAGAGAGAGGATAGGATTCATAGAAAGTGGATAGACGCGTATATAAAAGGGTCAAGTTTCAGTGGTAGACACAAACTAAGCCTTCAAACTCAACATTTCTGGAGCCCAAGGGATAGCTTTTAGATCTCTTCGTCTCCATTAATGGCGTCCCTACAAGAAACTGGCCTCGACCGCTACACCGAAGATGGAACCGTCGATCTCCATGGCAATCCCGTCCTCCGCTCCAAGACCGGTCGTTGGAAAGCTTGCTCCTTCATCGTCGGTAACACTCTTCTCTCGTTTGCTCTGCAACTTCTTCTTCTATGTACTTGTTTCTCCGTCCTTAAGAGGAGGTCataggtgttggatgatgaaagtccggctaatttagggaatgatcatggatttataaacaaaagaatactctctctattggtatgaagccttttggggaagcccataGNTTCTTCTATGTACTTGTTTCTCCGTCCTTAAGAGGAGGTCAtaagtgttggatgatgaaagtccgctaatttagaaaatgattatgggtttataaacaaaagaatactctctccattggtatgaagccttttgNAGCAAAGCCAccagagcttatgctcaaagtggacaatatcatattattgtgcagagtcgtgttcgtctatNaagtggacaatatcatactattgtgcag
This portion of the Cucurbita pepo subsp. pepo cultivar mu-cu-16 chromosome LG08, ASM280686v2, whole genome shotgun sequence genome encodes:
- the LOC111799722 gene encoding multiple organellar RNA editing factor 2, chloroplastic-like, producing the protein MALSLLRVMASASASASSARLPLAHKRLFSASKSLTRPPSPPSLTLARRSLPLLSHAVRSTPCAPWLTSIRCRVNRSGNSGYAPLNSNSNFSDRPPTEMAPLFPGCDYEHWLIVMDKPGGEGASKQQMIDCYVQTLAKVLGSEEEAKKKIYNVSCERYFGFGCEIDEETSNKLEGLPGVLFVLPDSYVDPEYKDYGAELFVNGEIVQRSPERQKRVEPQPQRAQDRPRYNDRTRYVRRRENMR